GAATAAATGACAAGAGACGTCTATCGTTAGATGGCATTCGTAGATTTTTGTCGACACTGACGCCAATTTCTGTTGCAGTAAGCTACCCATGTTCTTTGGGTCTAACTTAGACGTTCcattcttattttttaccctttttttcgtCAAATCTCGCAGCCTCCTTCTTAAACTTGattattacaaattaaatttgtCTCTATCTGTTAATTAAAACTAACTAAGTTGGTTCATTAAaaccaaattaattttaaaaataaactttgattATTGAGCagtcaaaataatataaaaagggacgttatttttgacaaaacgaCTGATATGGTATACAACGTTAAATGCCtagtttttccccttttttcatcTTTCGAGTTTTTCGGAAGTTTAGTATAGTAAAAAGTTTGTTATAAAAGAAGTTAGTTTTTGTTGGCTGATTTGGAACTAATTTATCTCTGGAGGAAAGTTCCAGGGTGCGTTGAAAAGTGGTGACCGTCCTTCCTAATCAATTGTCGTTTTGTAAAAAATCAACTTGATATAAAACAACTATAAAAGTGGatctgataatatttttaccaaCAAAATTTCGTGTTCTATTGATAATTGATGTGTACGGGTTAAAAACAATTCTCATTGAATTTTTGTGCTTATTACATCATTGAAATTGGTTCATCGCCCTTATTTACTGAgtgtcattttcaaaaattttatttgcaaaattttccagttttgaccttaaaaagaaacaaagctcAATTTCCTTGCATTTCTCCTAATGCAAATTGTTCtggtaaataaaatacaattatcagttttttttgcaccaaAAAAGTGTACTTACTgcttctgtcttttttattatttctgaaaTTCCAAACTATactaataagtaaataaaactaCAGGAGAACTGTGGGAGCATGAATGAATTCGATtacatttcatttcattttttatttcaatgaattgcctcgtttcatcacattttatttatcagtcctggttgaccTTCGCTAAGCTAAGAATGCTGGGactgtttcaaaaaaaattaattttagttttattgattttatcctgttgtaggttttttcttcttttatatttttgcattcCTGAgaacggcccttggacatagggccgaaatattcattctaatttgtttcccactgtcttgagaaattccctattttcttcttgtttttggcgtAAATTTAGTCAACACTTTGTTCGCTCTTGAAAACAGGAACCGAAGGGCCCAAACAAAATCTTCGCGAAGAGCCTTCAACACTACTTTTAactagaagcaaaaaaaataattaggcaGTTCTTCATAGGTTCCCCCTCATCAAAACATcaccctttatgctaaagtttttttttgtaattttaaaaaggattcttattcttctaattaaacacaccttttgtttcaggagtcgtttttagaGAATGGGGACAAAacttgaactttagcgtaaagagtgacgtgttgaggagggggagcccccttcatatacggaataatttctgttcgtatttaagttttaatgttgctccttactttcagtttaaaaaaactagttttttttattcaatttctgattgtttttcaaataatgccaggaaatgtcgctccacctccacggagaaatctcTCCTCCCCAAGGTTAatttctctagacaattcaatcatTGTGAAAATTAACGGAAAATTACCCCTGACATCTCCATGCGCAAAATTAAGtcgaaaaaagagaaagcaagacatacaGGAATTTTGCAAAGGAAATGTGACAAATTACTCCAGTATAAAATTCCCGCTCCAGAAAATTCGAGCCCCTATTCGAAAAATGAATGCAcactttttaataacaaatactatgcttaaaaatgggcaaaatttataacttaaagaccctTCTCCAGAGACTGTGGGGGGTCGCGTCATTTCCAAATGTAAAGTTATTTGCCTTTTAACTatactgaagaaaatggctatattttgatcagacactttttgagaaaaaatgggcGAGAGAAGGGACatagctaccctccaatctttttggtcacttaagaactgcattagaactttcagtttccgcTCAAGCGAGCCCTATATCAATATTCTATGTCTACTGGGTCAAcaagatcacccctgaaaaaaaaaaaaaaaacaaaaaaaaacatgcatccatgatcctTTGTCTGGCAACAAAtctaaaattccacatttttgcatataggagcttgaaaattttaaagtaggGTCGAAATCCTTAATAGATCGAATTATTGAATCTTCTTGGAAAAACCTGTGTAAGTCGAAGAAAAAACCATGCACACCTAAAAATAATCTTACTGTTAAATTTTACCACTGTAAGTCAAAATttcccgaaaattaaaactcgAAACTTACTAAATAAATCGTCATTTAAAATTCACTTTATCTCTCTCAGTCAAAACCGCGATATGCAGGTTGCAACGTGTAAACTATCAtaagtattaattttatttagcaAATTTTGCATCAGATTGTGTTAATGTTCAGGTGTCTATTTCCTAGCAAACTAAATCTATTATTGACATTTGTAAGTCAAGTCTATAATACACTGATAAAGTTATtcttaaggctaatggtcttttttgttcccgcccaatttctgaaacagattctaagaatcttaataacgccactgctagtatctattcgatagcaaactcgtttatgagacttgacaaaaacataaacaagtgggagaaaaaaacaaaagatgtttgtttagcaaaagcacgttagattctacggagattaatttaaatgaacaggttatgtaaaagaaaatatacccactgctgagctaaaaatagtgttttcttttgcacatcaatttaaagggtaatcctatattttttcgctcagagattttgattcgatgtgcattgaatgcaaatggtagaacttgtacgaaaagtagacaaatcttttattttcgagatgggtgtctgttttgaaatgtaaagcgtgaactctcccaaacctcaaccgagaccgagtccgtttggaaatgaaaattgtttggctattgggagaacccttgggtattgagaattgcaagcagttagccaggtgggtgaaacacccacctggctattttcttttaatcttcagttctcgaagtccaccagtccccaaacttaaacctcgtcatgttacttctgaattcctttttacaaattgtgatgaaaatgaaataaatgaaataattatgtgtatgaaataacaatcctgtggagtagatgaagtatcgttaaagcaacaaaaacaattgttatttctattttgactcatctgattaatttatcacttgaagagggaacttttccagaaagacttaaattagcctgagtgctaccccttcacaaagggaagtcaaaaaatgaaccgagtaattaccgatccatttctattttacctttttttcgaagatttatgagaaagtagtccatgaaagaatgtatgattacctccaggagtagaatcttctgtgcgatacccaacttggctttcgcaaaggactttcttcggatatgcaccagctatctggaattcaatccccttggaaatccggaactcaaataaccttactaccttcaagcgagcagtgaagggtcgttccagaaatactgtttagatttgaatatcatgcggtcctcctcttttcggtcttttcttttcttttcttttttttcttttctttctcttcgtcactccccttttttctctttttttttcttttttgataaatccagttgattcgttgtttctgttagttgattgtttaattattctttagttaagtttctgccctagtcaagcacttttgtgctttcctggcagattatgtacatggaattatgtgtttttatttaaatatatatgattgaattgaattgaagaattcctgcgaacaaaactctagcacagcttgcatcaaacaataagtgcgtaattggtaatttgatgtgtgtgtgtagacttgttcctgtgtttgcgtacgttcgtgtttttgtgctcctcaatctcatcctgctaaataactaagaagactaatccgccattccatcataaatttactatgaaaaagtagcacataaacagaattgatggaaataaaactaatttattgggaagataacaagaggaaaagttggtgtaaaacgaaaaactcaatgcatacccgtactaatgaacttattttggaagaaatatagcctctcaggcgcatacgggttaaagcacataaaaaagaatttttattgaaatagaagaaaagcgataacagtaaaaaattcgggatttcccaaaaggaatttaaaaacccttgtccatcgtatctgcccccattaaaatacaacaacgaaaacaaacagtccgcacatgcaaaagtaaactacccaaagaaaaaggatgaatgtttgagaggtttttcactctcagaaatcatatacctcaggtggctagtaccaagcatggcagaagtgtgccaagcatagcggaactgtgagaacagtactaagagtgaatgatctgtgccaagcatgacataagtatcccaagcatggcagatgtctgctaagtctgatacaagatcgtgatttcatagcaatctgggaatgtacattatacaattaggctagtgagttaagtaattgaaaattaaagagccatttgaaacagacggacagaaaataaaatccttcaatgatctaaatgtgaaacggtcaaacattactgtctatgcataattgactgaaaatgaagagaaataaaaataaataattataccaaacataaaataaatgggtactgctatatacaaataattaaatcctaaacgattaaaaattaaaatgagtgctaaagttaaaccaaaaaggacacaaattactgcccataggagttcgactagagttcccttctaaccgtaaaccaaaataaaaaattgtcgctaaatagaatctgtaaaccttaattgttgatgcttcctgtaattagtatattaaacactaaataattatacattacacattcagttcattttcaatatctttccagtcaccttgatttttatagggtttttttttgtcagtattttggaattaataagatgaaagctattttccttgtaataagattagggcattaacgttattttgtgttagggcgagatgcacaagatttcggaaagaaacttaaagacgctttaattaaataccaaaaatgaacgaattgtacagaaaacgtaataattgtaggaaaaactataaaaatcacaaatattaagcccaagtaacatacaagaaatttataaaaaaaacaaactaaaattgtttgtattaaatgtatttaatatacttcagaccagataagaaacttcattatttttggacattgacgaagaatgagacagaaatttatggaggaaaaaataattttcctttccaatattttttaacacatttttttttatcaaacacgaagatttatctattccaaatcagaccaaattatttcttcaaaatcactgttttcatgcattgagttcctggtaaattcactgttctcccccgatcccttctgtgcgttttttttcttgctgttcacttcaactcgactcaaccttctttttttttcctctttttatttcttgagacaagcttgagtccttcggttggtgggctgttgtacattttacagacacaggttctctgatttccatattccttgcaacccttgagtctaaaatttcaggaagtaaggattcattccagaaggcttcaagcttcggaaatattttttcccagtagtctttcgatcggtgaactgtaattatttcccaatcctcaatagagttataaactattaagtggcataccattttatccagtatctcgagttggccttgtatctgggcgaaatacctgtgatttttttttagctgaagaccttcactggataattcaagaaaaaatgctttaactaaattttttgactgggccacatcataaatggttttgaactctggtatattatgcaccgtttttatctctataggtgtgccattagggagcagcccatctacagatgcagcaagatactgatactgtggatgcacactgagtcctatttgatctccctttacgacttttaagttgaatttgttttcatatgcttctagtgccactacttctaaatctaagccctttttcattagggcagagcagaatctaggtcccaagtttcgaatttgcttaacaattggggcaactctggtgctgttttttctggttgcaattctgtggaagtaactactagttattctcttagatctttcttcaacccaagtgtcatttttggattggcccttggtactgttgaacaaacagcttatactggcaaaatccaattttaaattctcgtcagtatatttttgtatggccaaattcatttcatcagaagtcatgtctggcttattgcaatttggtccatagtcacgattaccaaagttagagtttctattttttaacttagcaacgtgttttcctccaagagcactataataactggtcaaattacgtttagatcttacacggagtttagccgttttattacaatatttttttgttacgctagaaggactaagcccaaaaatatttttccaagctaattgatgccattttggacctgaattataagcaagacttgctccatgaactcttgcatgatatgaacctcgtttagaccggcttatttgctttcctccgatgaatttagcaacaactgacatgtacctttcagctaagtttgtagttgcgtcatttcgaagctgctctgcttttcgacacacaatatcgacctctgtcataacatcttcaaacacgtgcaggggaaaattattccaccgatcttctattttactattcacggtcaattcagcaatcttaggacatccagaatcacattttgtgtggtttccgaaaacatggtacggacctctttttaacaagattttcaattcttctgctgttccattattttcagaatttatttttatcgcaccccttaaattttttgtcagttgctggataattcctcggggaagacattttgtgtacaaaccttttttatttttgcacaaattatatagatgggctgtatagttttttgtgacgtgatttgcacattcatgtttccgtatgttggaaccgtaggaaacactttgttttagcttataaaaaacactggaatcaccgtcaccgataaactctaaaaactgtaatccgtgcatctcctcactggaacgaaagccttcaactagaatatctgtttccatgctccttgaatttccgttataattcagaaagcagaaatgatctttgggaattactttggcgtttgcagaagaaaaacatatataacagtatttattttttatgccaacatataacagttttttcgtaaatgcatctatgataactgcaacacatcctttggccgaataatcgtgtcctttgctacgcttattccagcctccatcagatatcacttttgtccagtatgagtcctccttatacctatcatcatgaatggctgattttaaggcctctcgtccattttctagcaaaatttccgataaactattcatccaagcattaccaagctgcctttcaatacgggaataaactattcgtgacattggtttcactccaagcaccccgaagaattcacacagtgtagaataccctcctccactacccatggctccccaaacagccttcgaattcaagcagcctttaagacttgattttttttcggaaaaagcaacctgtgtctggtccgtaaaacttgaaagatattcttttacgcttgttgctggacattctggttcacctttaatcctcttttcccagttacacttattacacttaactttcagttcagttttcaggcctttcttttctaattgctttataatcaattttccgtgatcgtaactgattttgtgtctgaatgctgaaattacttcagcaaggaaataccttagattcacaatgcagtttccatctggaattccagataagtctatctcagtATTCGTATCGGGGCAATCACCACCGTAAGAACCACTAAcgtttcccaatttatttgaatcgtctatgagaggatttgctgaaaattcttctgaaattttcgatccatttgacaaattatctttatcttgttctccaagcagcacctttctaaaaaaaaatgaaaagaaccatagaaaaacaaaacagcgacccggctcaatagtaaacaaaagtctaaaaaacgaaattttgatactaataaatacgtcaaaagaatcggattttaattaaatttagtcctacccatcaaaagataagagcctgagaaagtttgtcttattttggaaaaaagggggaaacacgccctaaaagtcatagaattgttttgccagaagactgatcaagggtgcgtgtttatttgttttttgttttctttttcccagaggtgattgtatcgacccattggtcctagggtgtcgcaagaggcctcattttaatgaaaatgaaaagttccagtccctttttaagcgaccaaaaattggagggcacctaggccccctcccactttcatttttgtctcaaagtcaacagatcaaaattttgagatagccattttcttaagcatagtcaaaaaacataataagatgtctttggggacgacttactcccccttagttcccgggggaggggctacaagttataaactttgatcagtgtttaccttgacctgatgcccacttaattagAATGACTTCTATAATCCGAGCTATGCACAAGTTGAACTGTGCGCACGTCTAAGCAAAATCGTGGTCCCATGAAATTCGAGTTAGGAAGAgtcaactttattttatttggtaGAAGGACCTTGGTAAGGAAAAGGCATTTTAATTTcgtttaaaacttttttcaagtcAAAGAAAAAACCTGATTTAACTAACATGGAAGCACTACTATATTGACATGTATTACATGTCCTTTGCCAGGTCGATTTATTGAAACGAATAAAGATAAGGTAAAATTTAGACTACATTCTAGACTttcaaataagaagtaaaaCTAGGtagttaaataagaaaagaaatcacAGAGACACAGCTAAAATATCTAACTAGtgaaaaacaatacaaatgcTGTGTCCATGCTTTAGATATTTCTTACAACCATGTTGAGCTTCAATGGAATTGTATAGTTTAAATAAAGCCCAAATTGTAAATCAATATAATCCTTGCGTCgttccaataaaaataaaatgaattacaCACAGACAGATGAAACTTACCTATTTCTTGGGAGTAAATCTTTCCTTTGTTCGTCGGCATCTTCATCAGATATTACAGGTTGGGGTTTGATCATCTTCTTTGTGTCATAGACGGGTAGATGATTTGTTGGTCCAACTGATAGATGGCGTCTTTCTTCTTGTGCAGAACTTTCTTTTCGTAGAATCTCTTTTAgtccctaaaaaataaaatagcttaAGGGTTCAggataaaaaaaggtttaactAGGCACCAAATAAAAAGGGTTGAACAAAGAAGTGGCCGTCAAGAATCGAAACAAGTTTATATACTCAGACCAGACACTGGATACCCTATATTCAGTTATTATAAAGGTTGCATCGACTGATGAGGGCTGAGGATTCACCATACGCTCTCTTTCCGATTTGTACCAATTTGGACCGAAATGATGTACAACCGTCCATAATCGAAACTAGTAATTTCATACTAGAGTAAATCGAATATGTTTTGCACTTGATGTGTTTTGATTGTATCCAACTGATATATTTGATAATTGCATCAATACAGGCCTCCTAGAATTGAAACTGTCCTCTAAAAATTAGCATTTAACAACTTACTTTCAGTAcattatttttgtccttttctCCGAAAGTACCTTAgcaacagaaaatattttaagatacTGATTTCCCTTATGACTGATCGGAGggtactctttttctatggttATCAATTTTGATAAGCAGTACTAGGAGACCGATTTTCAATTTGTGAGAGGAATTTCATACATAGAATGACATTcagtgtacccccccccctccgaaaatgTATACCCCGAAAACCCTTATACACAGAATAAtacttttgtgtaatttttttttttttttacagatttccgtctaaaaatggaaaaataacccTAAAGTACAGTGTAATTACTGGGACACCagcaacaattttgaaaattatcttttttaagttttcatggaTAATATTTCTTGCGCCCTTCACAAATTTTGATAGGCATCAGTCTCAtcgtttctttaaaaaaaaggatctaaaagatgtatttttctcccaactctcccaacttttcaactatgctaaacgaaatggtcatctcaaaattttggactTCGGGAAAAGGGAGCATGGGAGGGGATTAGTGCCCAAAACTAGGGGCGATGACCCCTCTCCTGaaattctaggacaattggCTCCTAGTTCATTTACCCTATCtccataaaataaattttattatttctaagtCATTTAAACTAAATActcttttcaaatgttttgttttattttgagaaaaaaataatcataaaaataattattacaaaaaaaaaatccggaacAAACCCATCTTTAAAATACAAGACAAATTAAGTGTGTTGAatgtaaaacaaatttgaatatgaggaaataataaaatcattgacaaataaaaacacgtgATTACGATGAAAATGTGTCGCTATCTTTGGCAATAACACCGAAAGCTTAACCGTTGGGAAGATTTCCAAAAAGGTAAATTGCATCATCACTGTGTCCATACAAAACACGTGTGTCTGAGAGAAAATCACACGTGTCGCAGGATATAAACAAAGATATGATTAAAATTAACTTATGGCTATGCAgccagaataaatagttcattATAGAAAGGTTGAGTGATTAGATGGCTATGAAAAAATGATTacacaatgaaataaaaaatccataGAATTATTCAGACAATAGGGCAAAGTGAAAAAAGTAGTAAATGTAGTTCATGAGTTACTGAAGACTATATACATTTTATAGAGAAGATTTTGAAGCGGGATTAATACATGACTTCTATTTGTATTAGACAAAGAAAATTAtatctaattatttttcatttctaaaatgaggttTGAAAAGAAGAGCTCttcagaatttagaaaaaaaggcaaagaacCTCCAGAGCTGTTTATAGAAAATAGGGTTTTGAATTAACGTTTCATttgctgtcttttttttttaaagaatggaTACCATATATAGCCTGTTGCCCAACCTTACGACAGCAGGATCAGAAACCTGGGACCCATATTGCCAAGTAAAGTATCAGTCAAGAAGGAGTTCTAAAGATCTATGGATTAAACTTCATTGCGAAGCccggggtaaaaaaaaatactccttcTTTtgagctgtaaaaaaaaagaagtctcaTTAAACCCActcggaaaaaaaatattagaagtttcaactcctcccctcccccatccGTAGCTAAAAATGAGGCTTACCCAAACCCACGTATGAAAAATTGCAATGTCCGTTAGCTTTATTAATGAAACCTCATGAATATAAAGTAAGAACTCGATTTCATGCTTCAGGTATTCGTTGTTTAATGTAACGTGACTGTTTTCAGAGTTGAGAGCGATGGACATTAGCCAATTAGCATATTCCATAATTTATCAgaataattgtaataataattgttattacaattattattatattcgcataaattattaaatatatattataaataaataatataagaacAATtatattagcataaaaatccaatttttttcatgtatatattggtatcgaaattcctttttttagagtttcgcttactattgagccgggtcactccttactacagttcgttatcacgaactgtttaattggTATTCTTTAAATAATCCCTGAACGATCATTAGTCGAAAGATGAGCACCACGTCTATGTGTGTGAAGTTAGGAGTGAGAGGATTGCTTCTCGAGGACTCCACTTTCGACCCTCCAATATTACAATTCAGCTAAAATGACTTTAATATTCTTGTAAAAACCAAACACTATTCGTGAAATTTGTACTTTATGTGCTCTAATGTCGGACATTCGTTCTTAGATATTAGGGATGTTCAAAGAATAACTATAGTTCATTCTTGTCCGTccattaagttaaaaatccgtCTTGTCCGTCTTATAAGCTTATAAAAGGTTTGTAAGCTTATAAACCCTTTAACGtttgcaatgaaaaaaattaaaagcaatcTGCAAAATACGTACTTGGTAAGTTTTGATTTATAGGGGTCACACCATAATTCTATAGGCTATATTGGTTgactttcaatctttttttaacttcCTTAAACATACTTGTATAATCACAAGTCAAAAGATTAGCATCACATTTATATGGAAAATGTTGAAGACTGAAAGGGGTGGTATCTGAAAGTGGAATAGAACAAGGAGCCACAATACAGCCCTCTATTAATATCAAACACCATAGCATCTTCAAtatcaaattaaaagttttttttatgaaactaaaaaaaaaaaaaatccaaactatAACAACTATTAGTGATCTCAAATTTTACGaaacaattactttttttgttgtCTAAAAGCTAGTCCTGAGTAATTGTCAGCTTCTACTGTGTGGGCCTTTTAGGTATATAATTTGAAGTTTCTGGAATTTATCTAGAAGCTTAATTTTCTTCCAAAGTAAGCTGCAAAATCTACATCATTGTAATATTCACTGGTTAGAAACCTTTGCTAAACCATCTTTGCTGCAACAGGTTAgtttaaaaatacagaaaaaaaacgatactacaaaagcttttaaaacagaaaaacttaaaatgaaagcCATGGAGAACAGAGAAAACATATGCATAAAATCAAACTACATAAAAACAGAGAATCAAAATAGCCGAAGTCTGAAGCTGAAagtacaaagaaaaagaaaagaggcctaaagcacaaaaaaaagaaataaaataaaacattaagagACTGAAACCAAAgatttaattgcaaatttttatcgaatgtGTTTTTAGTGAGgcttaatttttgtatattaacAACTGAGGTGTTAATGTTCTGACAATTATAACTATTAAGATTAATAAAATAGTAGAAAATGGTGAGGGGCAGTCATCAAAAAAACAGTAGcatattttgacttttaaattCCAAAGTGTATTATAACATTTACAATCAATAGCCTAAGAAATCCTGAAAAACTAACTTCAATGatgataaaacaatttttgtaaaaaatctaCTTAGTTCATTTTAAATTGTA
The DNA window shown above is from Artemia franciscana unplaced genomic scaffold, ASM3288406v1 Scaffold_1521, whole genome shotgun sequence and carries:
- the LOC136042586 gene encoding uncharacterized protein LOC136042586 isoform X1; amino-acid sequence: MIIGLNCQQTKDIGIMKATIKLRKQSLEGLKEILRKESSAQEERRHLSVGPTNHLPVYDTKKMIKPQPVISDEDADEQRKDLLPRNRKVLLGEQDKDNLSNGSKISEEFSANPLIDDSNKLGNVSGSYGGDCPDTNTEIDLSGIPDGNCIVNLRYFLAEVISAFRHKISYDHGKLIIKQLEKKGLKTELKVKCNKCNWEKRIKGEPECPATSVKEYLSSFTDQTQVAFSEKKSSLKGCLNSKAVWGAMGSGGGYSTLCEFFGVLGVKPMSRIVYSRIERQLGNAWMNSLSEILLENGREALKSAIHDDRYKEDSYWTKVISDGGWNKRSKGHDYSAKGCVAVIIDAFTKKLLYVGIKNKYCYICFSSANAKVIPKDHFCFLNYNGNSRSMETDILVEGFRSSEEMHGLQFLEFIGDGDSSVFYKLKQSVSYGSNIRKHECANHVTKNYTAHLYNLCKNKKGLYTKCLPRGIIQQLTKNLRGAIKINSENNGTAEELKILLKRGPYHVFGNHTKCDSGCPKIAELTVNSKIEDRWNNFPLHVFEDVMTEVDIVCRKAEQLRNDATTNLAERYMSVVAKFIGGKQISRSKRGSYHARVHGASLAYNSGPKWHQLAWKNIFGLSPSSVTKKYCNKTAKLRVRSKRNLTSYYSALGGKHVAKLKNRNSNFGNRDYGPNCNKPDMTSDEMNLAIQKYTDENLKLDFASISCLFNSTKGQSKNDTWVEERSKRITSSYFHRIATRKNSTRVAPIVKQIRNLGPRFCSALMKKGLDLEVVALEAYENKFNLKVVKGDQIGLSVHPQYQYLAASVDGLLPNGTPIEIKTVHNIPEFKTIYDVAQSKNLVKAFFLELSSEGLQLKKNHRYFAQIQGQLEILDKMVCHLIVYNSIEDWEIITVHRSKDYWEKIFPKLEAFWNESLLPEILDSRVARNMEIREPVSVKCTTAHQPKDSSLSQEIKRGKKKKVESS
- the LOC136042586 gene encoding uncharacterized protein LOC136042586 isoform X2, producing MIIGLNCQQTKDNGIMKTTIKLRKPSLEGLKEILRKESSAQEERRHLSVGPTNHLPVYDTKKMIKPQPVISDEDADEQRKDLLPRNRKVLLGEQDKDNLSNGSKISEEFSANPLIDDSNKLGNVSGSYGGDCPDTNTEIDLSGIPDGNCIVNLRYFLAEVISAFRHKISYDHGKLIIKQLEKKGLKTELKVKCNKCNWEKRIKGEPECPATSVKEYLSSFTDQTQVAFSEKKSSLKGCLNSKAVWGAMGSGGGYSTLCEFFGVLGVKPMSRIVYSRIERQLGNAWMNSLSEILLENGREALKSAIHDDRYKEDSYWTKVISDGGWNKRSKGHDYSAKGCVAVIIDAFTKKLLYVGIKNKYCYICFSSANAKVIPKDHFCFLNYNGNSRSMETDILVEGFRSSEEMHGLQFLEFIGDGDSSVFYKLKQSVSYGSNIRKHECANHVTKNYTAHLYNLCKNKKGLYTKCLPRGIIQQLTKNLRGAIKINSENNGTAEELKILLKRGPYHVFGNHTKCDSGCPKIAELTVNSKIEDRWNNFPLHVFEDVMTEVDIVCRKAEQLRNDATTNLAERYMSVVAKFIGGKQISRSKRGSYHARVHGASLAYNSGPKWHQLAWKNIFGLSPSSVTKKYCNKTAKLRVRSKRNLTSYYSALGGKHVAKLKNRNSNFGNRDYGPNCNKPDMTSDEMNLAIQKYTDENLKLDFASISCLFNSTKGQSKNDTWVEERSKRITSSYFHRIATRKNSTRVAPIVKQIRNLGPRFCSALMKKGLDLEVVALEAYENKFNLKVVKGDQIGLSVHPQYQYLAASVDGLLPNGTPIEIKTVHNIPEFKTIYDVAQSKNLVKAFFLELSSEGLQLKKNHRYFAQIQGQLEILDKMVCHLIVYNSIEDWEIITVHRSKDYWEKIFPKLEAFWNESLLPEILDSRVARNMEIREPVSVKCTTAHQPKDSSLSQEIKRGKKKKVESS